A genome region from Microtus ochrogaster isolate Prairie Vole_2 chromosome 1, MicOch1.0, whole genome shotgun sequence includes the following:
- the Zc2hc1c gene encoding zinc finger C2HC domain-containing protein 1C produces the protein MAGLQLAPHLPVGVMFPHNKTEAPGLHSAKRDPYEQGDSSQRSSMGHLRNNFQQKFWNNTEPEPEEGVSTHPKGNMCTKARRHSCPQSARISQQSSASNPQGQGKGSFSLSSPQPRYPKANDQDFIPFRKKRVGVDRAYPLKPMAHRKSHSTGEVGTDGDQNAYPRLPNSSELSDSNFGLRSWLNSSLFASVQAEKVMADLHRTEWTQIRRLEAAGETLEMEIRRKESLLREKLKKTEEGLRRIQKEKKRAQEHEDRELLRTTLSAGRVRDRNSNATQTPSLSPEFSSEEFSRDRGEGQPCEWAQKTCSPLQFSDYEIQRLKRERLMASNNKVRDSGPPADEFLKPSEELGSALQASSPSASPSSLGSGSSTEEPELSKCSHCGRSFLSLRLQRHSTVCGRMQGSKRKVFDSSRARAKGTELEQYLNWKGPATAAETEPPRKSTWRQKHESFIRTLRHARQVQQVIARGGNPSDLPPILPAENPDYVQCPHCSRHFAPKVAERHIPKCKTNKNRPPPPRRHDS, from the exons ATGGCTGGTCTCCAGTTGGCTCCACATCTGCCTGTGGGCGTTATGTTCCcacataataaaacagaagcGCCAGGGCTCCACTCAGCTAAGAGGGACCCTTATGAACAAGGTGACTCTTCCCAGCGGTCCTCGATGGGACACTTGAGGAACAATTTCCAGCAGAAGTTTTGGAACAATACAGAGCCTGAGCCGGAGGAGGGTGTCTCCACTCACCCCAAAGGGAACATGTGCACAAAAGCCCGGAggcactcctgtccccagagtgcCAGGATCAGCCAGCAGAGCTCAGCAAGCAATCCCCAGGGCCAAGGAAAGGGCTCGTTTTCCTTGTCAAGCCCTCAACCCCGGTATCCCAAAGCAAATGACCAAGACTTCATTCCCTTTAGGAAGAAACGAGTTGGAGTAGATCGGGCATACCCACTGAAACCCATGGCCCACCGGAAGTCTCATAGTACAGGTGAGGTAGGCACCGATGGGGACCAGAATGCCTATCCAAGACTCCCTAACTCGAGCGAGCTTTCAGACAGCAACTTTGGCTTGAGAAGCTGGTTGAATTCGTCTCTTTTTGCCTCTGTGCAGGCAGAGAAGGTCATGGCGGACCTCCATAGGACCGAGTGGACACAGATTCGAAGACTAGAAGCGGCAGGTGAGACGCTAGAGATGGAAATCCGCAGAAAAGAGAGCCTCCTGAGAGAGAagctgaagaagacagaggagggtCTCCGAAGgattcagaaggaaaagaaacggGCCCAGGAGCATGAAGACAGAGAGCTACTAAGAACGACCCTATCTGCAGGGAGAGTTAGGGACCGTAACAGCAACGCCACACAGACACCCAGTTTATCTCCCGAGTTCAGTTCTGAGGAATTCAGTAGAGATAGGGGAGAGGGTCAACCTTGTGAATGGGCTCAGAAAACCTGTAGCCCACTCCAGTTCTCTGATTATGAAATCCAGAGGCTCAAAAGGGAGAGGCTGATGGCAAGCAACAACAAAGTCCGAGACTCAGGGCCTCCCGCAGACGAATTCCTGAAACCTTCAGAAGAGCTGGGCAGCGCATTGCAGGCATCAAGCCCGTCGGCATCACCAAGCTCCTTGGGGTCCGGTTCCTCCACAGAAGAGCCAGAGCTGAGCAAGTGCAGCCACTGTGGACGCTCGTTTCTTTCTCTCAGGCTGCAGAGACACTCCACCGTCTGTGGGAGGATGCAAGGGTCCAAGAGGAAAGTGTTCGACTCCTCCAGGGCCCGGGCTAAGGGCACAGAGCTAGAGCAGTACTTGAACTGGAAGGGGCCAGCCACCGCCGCCGAG ACTGAGCCTCCCCGGAAGAGCACCTGGAGACAGAAGCACGAGTCTTTTATCCGCACCCTCCGTCATGCTCGGCAGGTCCAGCAGGTCATCGCCAGAGGTGGGAATCCCTCAGACTTGCCCCCCATCCTGCCTGCGGAAAACCCAGACTATGTCCAGTGTCCCCACTGCAGCCGCCACTTTGCTCCCAAGGTGGCTGAACGACACATACCCAAGTGTAAGACCAACAAGAACCGCCCTCCACCCCCGAGGAGGCACGACAGCTGA